A stretch of Brachyhypopomus gauderio isolate BG-103 chromosome 3, BGAUD_0.2, whole genome shotgun sequence DNA encodes these proteins:
- the LOC143509353 gene encoding claudin-23-like, translated as MVKLSTGECRCVVLPCMVVTGFVLVACGWLLSLTSTVAPNWRSMHNVSGEAPEVVLYQGIWHMCKYSPDSRDVICNHMVEGFFEDEIIETAQRMMAASLLMTMVGLTVATFGVRCWSRRPSWTGVCLGGFVVVCSGLLTVIPVAWYAHLLTDLRSPPATVRVGYCITLGYAGGIMEILGGFVMFMSAWRYGGKDPAEVSPPQTQAPLSFWKITA; from the coding sequence ATGGTGAAGTTGAGTACTGGAGAATGCAGGTGCGTCGTGCTTCCCTGCATGGTTGTGACCGGCTTTGTGTTGGTGGCCTGCGGTTGGCTTTTGAGTCTGACCAGCACGGTAGCCCCAAACTGGCGCTCCATGCACAACGTGAGTGGAGAAGCCCCCGAGGTGGTCCTCTATCAGGGTATCTGGCACATGTGCAAGTATTCTCCCGACTCCAGAGACGTCATTTGTAACCATATGGTTGAAGGGTTCTTTGAGGATGAAATCATAGAAACGGCCCAGAGGATGATGGCTGCTTCTCTGCTCATGACCATGGTGGGTCTGACCGTGGCGACCTTCGGCGTGCGCTGCTGGTCCAGGAGGCCGAGCTGGACCGGCGTCTGCCTGGGTGGCTTCGTCGTGGTGTGTTCCGGGCTGCTCACGGTCATCCCTGTGGCGTGGTACGCTCACCTGCTGACTGACCTGCGCTCGCCCCCCGCCACCGTTCGCGTGGGCTACTGTATCACGCTGGGCTACGCAGGAGGCATCATGGAGATCCTGGGTGGGTTTGTCATGTTCATGTCGGCGTGGAGGTACGGAGGCAAGGATCCTGCCGAGGTGTCTCCACCGCAGACGCAGGCTCCTCTGAGCTTCTGGAAGATCACAGCATGA